The following are from one region of the Platichthys flesus chromosome 2, fPlaFle2.1, whole genome shotgun sequence genome:
- the LOC133967077 gene encoding inter-alpha-trypsin inhibitor heavy chain H3-like isoform X3: MDRAVLNVTSLLLLLALVTTLPTKEDWDIYSFHINSTVTSRYATTVITSRVANRMDESKEIEFHVRIPKNAFISKFRMFIDGQLYDGAVKAKEQAQQEYTQAVSSGYSAGMVSSVGRTLEEFKTSVNVAPHKKVTFELTYEELLKRRIGKYELQINARPMQPVRDFKVDVYIHEKASISFIKVQGGLSTKDLANAITKTHADKEAWVHFYPTEDQQKTCDSCGEQGMNGDLVVVYDVNRNASIGDIKQSSDGYFVHHFAPSNLARISKNVVFIIDRSGSMYGIKIQQTRTALLHILSDLAEDDYFGLITFDGKIFHWKRELVQASKENLGSAKEFVKRVNHGGLTDINLAVLEGARMLKAHPREGSASILILLTDGDPTSGVTDLGRIKSNVKEAIAGKFPLYCLGFGLDVNFEFLKTMSLQNDGVARRIYDDSDADIQLRGFYVEVATPLLTDVTMIYLGGTNLTQTNFSQYYDGSEIVVAGQITDNHVKTFIPQVVAISRNSKVTFSETNMTEIVSDDHIQRVWAYLTVKQLLEKELQLSGPEKVKVKEEALELSLKYSFVTPLTSMVVTKPQGESTDVLHKPKEGGTDRDEQSSGRVSLGSYGGGGYHRAQIPTPRRPRPKGAAPRRPMPTGAAPPSHRFLMKAENQSIPLCFDITGNVRLKLLHSPSRELFVNGELDSVADGGFTKIVIRVKPDLYIDIDVNEIIVTDGQTLTHHTGEEQITAGSVTVIKRNKEVDVATGDIRIVILLHERHGEKFLWPVLRRRPSDNNAEGILALKPAVYEELQQTPSSRLKINGQEVDVGRFGAVDYSIPSPPIGGCWLVSAEAALQRPLDDFIVEHL; the protein is encoded by the exons ATGGATAGAGCTGTGTTAAACGTTacctctttgctgctgctgttggcttTGGTTACCACTCTGCCAACCAAG GAGGACTGGGACATCTACAGCTTTCACATCAACTCCACAGTGACCAGTCGTTATGCCACCACTGTCATTACAAGCCGTGTGGCCAATCGCATGGACGAGTCCAAGGAAATAGAGTTCCATGTCCGGATTCCCAAGAATGCCTTCATCAGTAAATTCAGAAT GTTTATTGATGGGCAGCTGTACGATGGTGCTGTGAAAGCAAAGGAGCAAGCTCAGCAAGAGTACACTCAGGCTGTGTCCAGTGGCTATAGCGCAGGGATGGTCAG ttcTGTTGGGAGGACCCTGGAGGAATTTAAGACTTCTGTGAATGTGGCTCCTCACAAAAAGGTGACCTTTGAACTCACATACGAGGAGCTGCTGAAACGCCGGATCGGCAAGTACGAGCTGCAAATCAACGCTCGCCCCATGCAGCCTGTCAGAGACTTCAAG gTGGATGTGTATATTCACGAGAAAGCCAGCATCAGTTTCATTAAAGTTCAAGGAGGACTGAGCACCAAGGACCTGGCTAATGCCATCaccaaaacacatgcagataAAGAG GCGTGGGTGCATTTCTACCCCACCGAGGACCaacagaaaacatgtgacaGCTGTGGAGAGCAGGGTATGAATGGAGATCTGGTTGTTGTGTATGATGTGAACAGAAACGCCTCGATTGGAGACATTAAG CAAAGTTCGGATGGGTACTTTGTTCATCACTTCGCTCCATCTAATCTTGCCCGAATATCCAAGAACGTTGTCTTCATTATTGATCGAAGTGGTTCCATGTATGGCATAAAAATTCAACAG ACGAGAACAGCATTACTCCATATCTTGAGTGATCTGGCAGAAGACGACTACTTTGGTCTCATCACCTTTGACGGCAAAATCTTTCACTGGAAACGAGAACTTGTTCAGGCCAGCAAGGAAAACCTGGGAAGTGCCAAGGAATTTGTAAAGCGTGTAAACCATGGAGGAC TCACGGACATTAACCTGGCAGTGTTGGAAGGAGCCCGTATGCTGAAGGCACATCCCAGAGAAGGTTCAGCATCGATCCTGATACTTCTCACTGACGGAGACCCAACATCAG GTGTGACAGATCTGGGAAGGATAAAGTCAAATGTAAAGGAGGCCATTGCAGGCAAATTCCCACTCTACTGTCTTGGTTTCGGTCTTGATGTCAACTTTGAGTTCCTGAAGACGATGTCGCTGCAGAACGATGGAGTGGCACGGCGGATCTATGACGACTCTGATGCTGATATACAGCTGAGG GGTTTCTATGTAGAGGTGGCCACTCCACTGCTGACAGATGTGACAATGATATATTTGGGTGGGACCAATTTGACCCAGACAAACTTCAGCCAGTATTATGATGGCTCTGAGATTGTGGTGGCCGGTCAGATCACTGACAACCACGTTAAAACCTTTATTCCACAAGTTGTGGCCATCTCT CGGAATAGCAAGGTGACATTTTCGGaaacaaacatgacagaaaTAGTGTCTGACGACCACATCCAGAGGGTTTGGGCCTACCTCACAGTCAAACAGCTTCTGGAGAAAGA GCTGCAGTTGTCTGGACCGGAGAAGGTcaaggtgaaggaggaggcCTTGGAGCTGTCGCTGAAGTACAGCTTTGTGACCCCACTTACATCCATGGTGGTGACCAAGCCTCAAGGAGAGAGCACAGATGTGCTCCATAAACCGAAGGAAGGTGGTACAGACAGAGATGAGCAGAGTTCTGGAAGAGTTTCTCTTGGAAGTTATGGAGGAGGTGGTTATCATAGGGCTCAAATTCCAA CACCCCGTCGTCCTAGGCCCAAAGGAGCAG CACCCCGTCGTCCTATGCCCACTGGAGCAG ctcctccttctCACAGGTTTTTGAtgaaagctgaaaatcagtctATTCCACTGTGCTTTGACATCACTGGAAATGTACGGCTTAAACTACTTCACAGTCCCAGCAGGG AGCTGTTTGTGAACGGTGAGCTGGACTCAGTTGCAGATGGGGGCTTCACAAAGATCGTCATCAGGGTCAAACCTGACCTGTACATTGACATTGACGTCAATGAAATCATTGtaacagatggacagacactgacacaccaCACTGGAGAGGAGCAAATCACAGCTGGAAG tgTGACGGTGATTAAACGGAACAAGGAAGTCGATGTCGCTACTGGGGACATACGAATTGTCATCTTACTTCATGAGAGGCACGGTGAAAAATTCCTCTGGCCGGTTTTAAGGCGGCGTCCATCTGACAACAACGCTGAAGGAATTTTAG CTCTAAAACCTGCGGTttatgaggagctgcagcaaaccCCCTCTTCCAGGCTTAAGATCAATGGGCAGGAGGTGGATGTGGGCAG ATTCGGTGCTGTTGACTACAGTATTCCCAGTCCCCCTATAGGGGGTTGCTGGCTTGTCTCTGCCGAAGCTGCCCTGCAGAGACCCCTGGATGACTTCATTGTCGAACATCTTTAA
- the LOC133967077 gene encoding inter-alpha-trypsin inhibitor heavy chain H3-like isoform X1: MDRAVLNVTSLLLLLALVTTLPTKEDWDIYSFHINSTVTSRYATTVITSRVANRMDESKEIEFHVRIPKNAFISKFRMFIDGQLYDGAVKAKEQAQQEYTQAVSSGYSAGMVSSVGRTLEEFKTSVNVAPHKKVTFELTYEELLKRRIGKYELQINARPMQPVRDFKVDVYIHEKASISFIKVQGGLSTKDLANAITKTHADKEAWVHFYPTEDQQKTCDSCGEQGMNGDLVVVYDVNRNASIGDIKQSSDGYFVHHFAPSNLARISKNVVFIIDRSGSMYGIKIQQTRTALLHILSDLAEDDYFGLITFDGKIFHWKRELVQASKENLGSAKEFVKRVNHGGLTDINLAVLEGARMLKAHPREGSASILILLTDGDPTSGVTDLGRIKSNVKEAIAGKFPLYCLGFGLDVNFEFLKTMSLQNDGVARRIYDDSDADIQLRGFYVEVATPLLTDVTMIYLGGTNLTQTNFSQYYDGSEIVVAGQITDNHVKTFIPQVVAISRNSKVTFSETNMTEIVSDDHIQRVWAYLTVKQLLEKELQLSGPEKVKVKEEALELSLKYSFVTPLTSMVVTKPQGESTDVLHKPKEGGTDRDEQSSGRVSLGSYGGGGYHRAQIPTPRRPRPKGAAPRRAMHPGAAPRRPMPTGAAPPSHRFLMKAENQSIPLCFDITGNVRLKLLHSPSRELFVNGELDSVADGGFTKIVIRVKPDLYIDIDVNEIIVTDGQTLTHHTGEEQITAGSVTVIKRNKEVDVATGDIRIVILLHERHGEKFLWPVLRRRPSDNNAEGILALKPAVYEELQQTPSSRLKINGQEVDVGRFGAVDYSIPSPPIGGCWLVSAEAALQRPLDDFIVEHL; the protein is encoded by the exons ATGGATAGAGCTGTGTTAAACGTTacctctttgctgctgctgttggcttTGGTTACCACTCTGCCAACCAAG GAGGACTGGGACATCTACAGCTTTCACATCAACTCCACAGTGACCAGTCGTTATGCCACCACTGTCATTACAAGCCGTGTGGCCAATCGCATGGACGAGTCCAAGGAAATAGAGTTCCATGTCCGGATTCCCAAGAATGCCTTCATCAGTAAATTCAGAAT GTTTATTGATGGGCAGCTGTACGATGGTGCTGTGAAAGCAAAGGAGCAAGCTCAGCAAGAGTACACTCAGGCTGTGTCCAGTGGCTATAGCGCAGGGATGGTCAG ttcTGTTGGGAGGACCCTGGAGGAATTTAAGACTTCTGTGAATGTGGCTCCTCACAAAAAGGTGACCTTTGAACTCACATACGAGGAGCTGCTGAAACGCCGGATCGGCAAGTACGAGCTGCAAATCAACGCTCGCCCCATGCAGCCTGTCAGAGACTTCAAG gTGGATGTGTATATTCACGAGAAAGCCAGCATCAGTTTCATTAAAGTTCAAGGAGGACTGAGCACCAAGGACCTGGCTAATGCCATCaccaaaacacatgcagataAAGAG GCGTGGGTGCATTTCTACCCCACCGAGGACCaacagaaaacatgtgacaGCTGTGGAGAGCAGGGTATGAATGGAGATCTGGTTGTTGTGTATGATGTGAACAGAAACGCCTCGATTGGAGACATTAAG CAAAGTTCGGATGGGTACTTTGTTCATCACTTCGCTCCATCTAATCTTGCCCGAATATCCAAGAACGTTGTCTTCATTATTGATCGAAGTGGTTCCATGTATGGCATAAAAATTCAACAG ACGAGAACAGCATTACTCCATATCTTGAGTGATCTGGCAGAAGACGACTACTTTGGTCTCATCACCTTTGACGGCAAAATCTTTCACTGGAAACGAGAACTTGTTCAGGCCAGCAAGGAAAACCTGGGAAGTGCCAAGGAATTTGTAAAGCGTGTAAACCATGGAGGAC TCACGGACATTAACCTGGCAGTGTTGGAAGGAGCCCGTATGCTGAAGGCACATCCCAGAGAAGGTTCAGCATCGATCCTGATACTTCTCACTGACGGAGACCCAACATCAG GTGTGACAGATCTGGGAAGGATAAAGTCAAATGTAAAGGAGGCCATTGCAGGCAAATTCCCACTCTACTGTCTTGGTTTCGGTCTTGATGTCAACTTTGAGTTCCTGAAGACGATGTCGCTGCAGAACGATGGAGTGGCACGGCGGATCTATGACGACTCTGATGCTGATATACAGCTGAGG GGTTTCTATGTAGAGGTGGCCACTCCACTGCTGACAGATGTGACAATGATATATTTGGGTGGGACCAATTTGACCCAGACAAACTTCAGCCAGTATTATGATGGCTCTGAGATTGTGGTGGCCGGTCAGATCACTGACAACCACGTTAAAACCTTTATTCCACAAGTTGTGGCCATCTCT CGGAATAGCAAGGTGACATTTTCGGaaacaaacatgacagaaaTAGTGTCTGACGACCACATCCAGAGGGTTTGGGCCTACCTCACAGTCAAACAGCTTCTGGAGAAAGA GCTGCAGTTGTCTGGACCGGAGAAGGTcaaggtgaaggaggaggcCTTGGAGCTGTCGCTGAAGTACAGCTTTGTGACCCCACTTACATCCATGGTGGTGACCAAGCCTCAAGGAGAGAGCACAGATGTGCTCCATAAACCGAAGGAAGGTGGTACAGACAGAGATGAGCAGAGTTCTGGAAGAGTTTCTCTTGGAAGTTATGGAGGAGGTGGTTATCATAGGGCTCAAATTCCAA CACCCCGTCGTCCTAGGCCCAAAGGAGCAG CACCCCGTCGTGCTATGCACCCTGGAGCAG CACCCCGTCGTCCTATGCCCACTGGAGCAG ctcctccttctCACAGGTTTTTGAtgaaagctgaaaatcagtctATTCCACTGTGCTTTGACATCACTGGAAATGTACGGCTTAAACTACTTCACAGTCCCAGCAGGG AGCTGTTTGTGAACGGTGAGCTGGACTCAGTTGCAGATGGGGGCTTCACAAAGATCGTCATCAGGGTCAAACCTGACCTGTACATTGACATTGACGTCAATGAAATCATTGtaacagatggacagacactgacacaccaCACTGGAGAGGAGCAAATCACAGCTGGAAG tgTGACGGTGATTAAACGGAACAAGGAAGTCGATGTCGCTACTGGGGACATACGAATTGTCATCTTACTTCATGAGAGGCACGGTGAAAAATTCCTCTGGCCGGTTTTAAGGCGGCGTCCATCTGACAACAACGCTGAAGGAATTTTAG CTCTAAAACCTGCGGTttatgaggagctgcagcaaaccCCCTCTTCCAGGCTTAAGATCAATGGGCAGGAGGTGGATGTGGGCAG ATTCGGTGCTGTTGACTACAGTATTCCCAGTCCCCCTATAGGGGGTTGCTGGCTTGTCTCTGCCGAAGCTGCCCTGCAGAGACCCCTGGATGACTTCATTGTCGAACATCTTTAA
- the LOC133967077 gene encoding inter-alpha-trypsin inhibitor heavy chain H3-like isoform X2 has protein sequence MDRAVLNVTSLLLLLALVTTLPTKEDWDIYSFHINSTVTSRYATTVITSRVANRMDESKEIEFHVRIPKNAFISKFRMFIDGQLYDGAVKAKEQAQQEYTQAVSSGYSAGMVSSVGRTLEEFKTSVNVAPHKKVTFELTYEELLKRRIGKYELQINARPMQPVRDFKVDVYIHEKASISFIKVQGGLSTKDLANAITKTHADKEAWVHFYPTEDQQKTCDSCGEQGMNGDLVVVYDVNRNASIGDIKQSSDGYFVHHFAPSNLARISKNVVFIIDRSGSMYGIKIQQTRTALLHILSDLAEDDYFGLITFDGKIFHWKRELVQASKENLGSAKEFVKRVNHGGLTDINLAVLEGARMLKAHPREGSASILILLTDGDPTSGVTDLGRIKSNVKEAIAGKFPLYCLGFGLDVNFEFLKTMSLQNDGVARRIYDDSDADIQLRGFYVEVATPLLTDVTMIYLGGTNLTQTNFSQYYDGSEIVVAGQITDNHVKTFIPQVVAISRNSKVTFSETNMTEIVSDDHIQRVWAYLTVKQLLEKELQLSGPEKVKVKEEALELSLKYSFVTPLTSMVVTKPQGESTDVLHKPKEGGTDRDEQSSGRVSLGSYGGGGYHRAQIPTPRRPRPKGAAPRRAMHPGAAPPSHRFLMKAENQSIPLCFDITGNVRLKLLHSPSRELFVNGELDSVADGGFTKIVIRVKPDLYIDIDVNEIIVTDGQTLTHHTGEEQITAGSVTVIKRNKEVDVATGDIRIVILLHERHGEKFLWPVLRRRPSDNNAEGILALKPAVYEELQQTPSSRLKINGQEVDVGRFGAVDYSIPSPPIGGCWLVSAEAALQRPLDDFIVEHL, from the exons ATGGATAGAGCTGTGTTAAACGTTacctctttgctgctgctgttggcttTGGTTACCACTCTGCCAACCAAG GAGGACTGGGACATCTACAGCTTTCACATCAACTCCACAGTGACCAGTCGTTATGCCACCACTGTCATTACAAGCCGTGTGGCCAATCGCATGGACGAGTCCAAGGAAATAGAGTTCCATGTCCGGATTCCCAAGAATGCCTTCATCAGTAAATTCAGAAT GTTTATTGATGGGCAGCTGTACGATGGTGCTGTGAAAGCAAAGGAGCAAGCTCAGCAAGAGTACACTCAGGCTGTGTCCAGTGGCTATAGCGCAGGGATGGTCAG ttcTGTTGGGAGGACCCTGGAGGAATTTAAGACTTCTGTGAATGTGGCTCCTCACAAAAAGGTGACCTTTGAACTCACATACGAGGAGCTGCTGAAACGCCGGATCGGCAAGTACGAGCTGCAAATCAACGCTCGCCCCATGCAGCCTGTCAGAGACTTCAAG gTGGATGTGTATATTCACGAGAAAGCCAGCATCAGTTTCATTAAAGTTCAAGGAGGACTGAGCACCAAGGACCTGGCTAATGCCATCaccaaaacacatgcagataAAGAG GCGTGGGTGCATTTCTACCCCACCGAGGACCaacagaaaacatgtgacaGCTGTGGAGAGCAGGGTATGAATGGAGATCTGGTTGTTGTGTATGATGTGAACAGAAACGCCTCGATTGGAGACATTAAG CAAAGTTCGGATGGGTACTTTGTTCATCACTTCGCTCCATCTAATCTTGCCCGAATATCCAAGAACGTTGTCTTCATTATTGATCGAAGTGGTTCCATGTATGGCATAAAAATTCAACAG ACGAGAACAGCATTACTCCATATCTTGAGTGATCTGGCAGAAGACGACTACTTTGGTCTCATCACCTTTGACGGCAAAATCTTTCACTGGAAACGAGAACTTGTTCAGGCCAGCAAGGAAAACCTGGGAAGTGCCAAGGAATTTGTAAAGCGTGTAAACCATGGAGGAC TCACGGACATTAACCTGGCAGTGTTGGAAGGAGCCCGTATGCTGAAGGCACATCCCAGAGAAGGTTCAGCATCGATCCTGATACTTCTCACTGACGGAGACCCAACATCAG GTGTGACAGATCTGGGAAGGATAAAGTCAAATGTAAAGGAGGCCATTGCAGGCAAATTCCCACTCTACTGTCTTGGTTTCGGTCTTGATGTCAACTTTGAGTTCCTGAAGACGATGTCGCTGCAGAACGATGGAGTGGCACGGCGGATCTATGACGACTCTGATGCTGATATACAGCTGAGG GGTTTCTATGTAGAGGTGGCCACTCCACTGCTGACAGATGTGACAATGATATATTTGGGTGGGACCAATTTGACCCAGACAAACTTCAGCCAGTATTATGATGGCTCTGAGATTGTGGTGGCCGGTCAGATCACTGACAACCACGTTAAAACCTTTATTCCACAAGTTGTGGCCATCTCT CGGAATAGCAAGGTGACATTTTCGGaaacaaacatgacagaaaTAGTGTCTGACGACCACATCCAGAGGGTTTGGGCCTACCTCACAGTCAAACAGCTTCTGGAGAAAGA GCTGCAGTTGTCTGGACCGGAGAAGGTcaaggtgaaggaggaggcCTTGGAGCTGTCGCTGAAGTACAGCTTTGTGACCCCACTTACATCCATGGTGGTGACCAAGCCTCAAGGAGAGAGCACAGATGTGCTCCATAAACCGAAGGAAGGTGGTACAGACAGAGATGAGCAGAGTTCTGGAAGAGTTTCTCTTGGAAGTTATGGAGGAGGTGGTTATCATAGGGCTCAAATTCCAA CACCCCGTCGTCCTAGGCCCAAAGGAGCAG CACCCCGTCGTGCTATGCACCCTGGAGCAG ctcctccttctCACAGGTTTTTGAtgaaagctgaaaatcagtctATTCCACTGTGCTTTGACATCACTGGAAATGTACGGCTTAAACTACTTCACAGTCCCAGCAGGG AGCTGTTTGTGAACGGTGAGCTGGACTCAGTTGCAGATGGGGGCTTCACAAAGATCGTCATCAGGGTCAAACCTGACCTGTACATTGACATTGACGTCAATGAAATCATTGtaacagatggacagacactgacacaccaCACTGGAGAGGAGCAAATCACAGCTGGAAG tgTGACGGTGATTAAACGGAACAAGGAAGTCGATGTCGCTACTGGGGACATACGAATTGTCATCTTACTTCATGAGAGGCACGGTGAAAAATTCCTCTGGCCGGTTTTAAGGCGGCGTCCATCTGACAACAACGCTGAAGGAATTTTAG CTCTAAAACCTGCGGTttatgaggagctgcagcaaaccCCCTCTTCCAGGCTTAAGATCAATGGGCAGGAGGTGGATGTGGGCAG ATTCGGTGCTGTTGACTACAGTATTCCCAGTCCCCCTATAGGGGGTTGCTGGCTTGTCTCTGCCGAAGCTGCCCTGCAGAGACCCCTGGATGACTTCATTGTCGAACATCTTTAA
- the il17rc gene encoding interleukin-17 receptor C, whose translation MFLPGWLIWWVLLTLSPSTCGLEISGYESDEVICSQGLSDCTMKDEIILLAENDGVDIQNLTANIYLCPDTKETCALCLVIDTELHIRLDKDMEDEGPSGNNEEDDSEEARKPKASLTVCYQTASTMPTCKKAEFSVNQTAVTQHNRAKVSMVITKPAGLSFSSKVIVYPSSLLHLTQRVVVPSLEKVCSLELKKCVEECQVPELSIVILKEKNHVELQFDGKNIGSLSMCIQHEHNGICQSWEKKTIPLYSVSHCMCLQTWYDQNFVRSRRCPFANMDFSQRNVWQNVSVSVGHGQTNQLLLWNLSAPCRLEGEVWPCRKEGSSCREMRGLRQQLANRPWRQNRKGLWEETGYFEDVDLQLSPCVMVKVKGMGHELGPFCFKNTDRWRWGLLVVFVMLLVCLTMPVFFILHSFVKRWVWSWHHGGFVKIGREGRVLLLSPPDVDDGVSESVCGLGSLLCNQGFSVSVDQWSRKEQCTRGPLPWLHSQLLKLNTQGDRVVVVLTQKALERTEEWAHKHKRVITEKMADEGLPQIWSPYSDVFTASLCLIQADKQQGRNGERFLLVKFDSSPSSDRNLPELLQGLPLFQLPSQTQALLTELRLGRTGRRSGGKIWTGWKWGGSDGWRAKTKEGSDQHKTSLCKYIGVDKNLETIPLKLP comes from the exons ATGTTTCTCCCGGGGTGGTTGATTTGGTGGGTTTTACTGACCCTCAGCCCGTCGACCTGCGGTTTGGAGATCTCTGGATATGAAAGTGATGAAGTCATTTGCTCTCAG GGTCTCTCTGATTGCACCATGAAGGATGAGATAATCCTTCTGGCCGAGAATGATGGTGTGGACATTCAAAACCTAACAGCAAACATCTACCTCTGCCCAGACACCAAGGAGACGTGTGCATTATGTTTAGTGATAGACACAGAGCTTCACATCCGCTTGGATAAGGACATGGAGGACGAAGGCCCCTCTGGAAACAATGAGGAGGACGACAGTGAGGAGGCGAGGAAGCCAAAGG CTTCTCTGACAGTGTGCTATCAAACAGCGTCTACCATGCCCACATGCAAGAAGGCGGAGttttctgtcaatcaaacagCGGTTACTCAGCACAACAGGGCAAAG GTTTCCATGGTGATTACTAAACCAGCCGGGCTTTCCTTCAGCAGCAAAGTGATTGTATATCCTTCTAGTTTACTGCATCTAACTCAACGGGTTGTTGTTCCTTCTCTAGAAAAAG TGTGTTCCCTGGAGCTGAAGAAATGTGTAGAAGAGTGTCAAG tgCCTGAGCTCAGCATTGTAATCCTCAAAGAGAAGAATCACgtggagctgcagtttgatgGCAAAAATATTGGCAGCTTGTCCATGTGCATCCAACATGAGCACAATGGGATTTGTCAG AGTTGGGAGAAGAAGACCATCCCCCTCTACTCTGTGAGCCACTGCATGTGTCTCCAG aCATGGTATGATCAGAACTTTGTGCGCTCTCGAAGATGCCCCTTCGCAAACATGG ATTTCTCTCAGAGGAACGTATGGCAGaacgtgtctgtgtctgtgggcCATGGTCAAAccaaccagctgctgctgtggaaccTGTCTGCCCCCTGCAGGTTGGAGGGTGAGGTGTGGCCCTGCCGCAAGGAgggaagcagctgcagggagaTGAGGGGCCTCAGACAACAGCTGGCAAATAGACCGTGGAGACAAAACCGCAAAGGACTCTGG GAGGAAACAGGGTATTTTGAAGACGTCGACCTTCAGCTGTCTCCATGTGTCATG GTGAAAGTAAAGGGAATGGGACATGAGCTGGGTCctttctgttttaaaaaca CTGACAGGTGGCGCTGGGGTCTCCTGGTTGTCTTTGTCATGTTGCTGGTTTGCTTGACTATGCCTGTGTTCTTCATACTTCACAGCTTTGTCAAGA GATGGGTGTGGAGCTGGCATCATGGTGGATTTGTGAAGA TTGGCAGAGAGGGCCgcgtgctgctgctgagcccCCCAGATGTGGATGATGGTGTTTCTGAGTCAGTTTGTGGACTTGGCTCTTTGCTCTGTAACCAAGGGTTCAGCGTGTCCGTGGACCAGTGGAGCAGGAAGGAGCAGTGCACTCGGGGACCTCTGCCTTGGCTGCACTCTCAGCTACTGAAGCTAAACACCCAGGGGGACCGAGTTGTGGTCGTTTTGACCCAGAAAGCCCTAGAGAGAACGGAGGAATGGGCGCATAAACATAAGAGGGTTATCACGGAAAAGATGGCAGACGAGGGCCTTCCTCAGATATGGTCCCCTTACTCTGATGTGTTCACAGCCTCTCTGTGCCTCATTCAAGCGGACAAGCAGCAGGGCAGGAATGGAGAACGTTTCCTTCTGGTGAAATTTGACTCAAGTCCAAGCAGCGACAGGAACCTACCAGAGCTGCTTCAGGGGCTGCCTCTGTTCCAGCTTCCCTCTCAGACCCAGGCCCTTCTAACTGAACTACGTCTGGGCAGGACAGGGAGGAGATCAGGTGGAAAAATATGGACAGGATGGAAATGGGGAGGATCAGATGGATGGAGAGCGAAGACTAAAGAGGGATCAGACCAGCACAAGACCTCACTATGTAAATATATTGGAGTTGATAAAAACTTGGAGACAATACCTTTAAAGTTGCCATGA
- the LOC133967101 gene encoding protein disulfide isomerase CRELD1: protein MLRSVGMFEALNQTHYVETLTEQSRVKSTHLKEMRLWTPHGKLLQAAWLWCVLASQVHSCPGACSKCSGPENDQCEGCRGGWMLHNNTCVDIDECGTELDNCPLNSYCFNTEGSLDCRDCDPACLGCMGSGPARCRKCAPGYRLTGSKCLDIDECSDRVLACHGLDEICTNTVGSFRCDCAKGFHRKGGVCVRKQLPSVQQKGLFEDIQDDEVEVLQQMFFGVVLCALATLAAKGDMVYTSVFIGAMAAMAGYWLSNRGDRMLDSFMKVTAVPVVHASFCICHHGRMIQTDNCFFQFKCRSAVRTQMFYLS, encoded by the exons ATGCTCCGCTCAGTCGGGATGTTTGAGGCTTTGAATCAAACACATTATGTTGAAACTTTGACAGAACAGTCCCGAGTGAAGTCGACGCACTTGAAGGAG ATGAGACTTTGGACGCCTCATGggaagctgctgcaggctgcTTGGCTGTGGTGTGTGTTGGCGTCTCAGGTGCACAGCTGTCCTGGTGCCTGCAGCAAGTGTTCAGGCCCAGAGAATGACCAGTGTGAGGGATGCAGAGGTGGATGGATGCTGCATAATAACACCTGTGTAG ACATTGATGAGTGTGGCACGGAGCTCGACAACTGTCCTCTCAACAGCTACTGCTTCAATACAGAGGGCTCGTTGGACTGCAGAG ACTGTGACCCAGCCTGTTTGGGCTGTATGGGCAGTGGACCAGCCCGCTGCAGAAAGTGTGCCCCCGGCTACAGGCTGACAGGGTCCAAGTGTTTgg ACATAGATGAATGCAGCGACAGGGTGCTCGCCTGCCACGGCCTGGACGAGATCTGTACCAACACCGTCGGCTCGTTCCGCTGTGACTGTGCCAAAGGATTCCACCGCAAGGGAGGCGTCTGTGTGAGGAAGCAGCTGCCTA GCGTTCAGCAGAAAGGCCTGTTTGAGGACATCCAGGATGATGAGGTGgaggtgctgcagcagatgtTCTTCGGGGTGGTGCTCTGCGCACTGGCCACACTGGCGGCTAAGGGAGACATGGTCTACACATCCGTATTCATAGGGGCAATGGCAGCCATGGCGGGGTACTGGCTGTCAAACAGGGGGGACCGTATGTTAGACAGTTTTATGAAG GTGACTGCTGTTCCTGTTGTTCATGCATCATTCTGCATCTGTCATCATGGGAGAATGATCCAGActgataattgtttttttcagttcaaGTGCAGAAGTGCAGTAAGaactcaaatgttttacttaaGTTGA